The window GCTGGAATTGTCCATCGGGATCTGAAAAGCGGCAATATCATCCTTGTTCCAAGCGGCAACGGGTTCCGTGCAGTCGTTACGGATTTCGGTCTTGCAGTCGCGGATTCCGCGAAAGATTCTGAACCGGTGACGGTGACAGGGCAGGTGCTGGGCACCCCGCAATTCATGGCTCCGGAACAATTGACACGGGGAATCGTTAGTTCCCGGACCGATATTTACGCGTTAGGGCTGGTGACTTATCAACTGATCACAGGCAAGCTTCCCTATGAGGGAGAGCCATCGTTGACAATTGCAGCAATGAGGATAAGCGAAGATTCTCCCTCACCCAAAAAATATGTTCCTGATCTTCCACGCAATTGGGAAAGGGCAATTCTCCGGTGCCTTGATAGAGATCCGGGAAAACGATTCCGCACAGTCACGGAGTTTTTAAATGCTCTGGAAGCGGATTCACTGAACAACATACTGCCGGATTTTGTCTTGCGGAATCCAATTCGATCTCTTCTCGCAACCGCATTGTTGATCGTCATCTTTGCCGTAGTCTGGTTTGCGCGTTCTACATTTTCATCGAAAGGTCGATCGGATGCAGTTGTGGTAAAAAGACTCTGGAAAGGAAGCACCGGACTTCCTCCGGGAATTGTCTCAACCGATGGAAGAATACTAATCGATGTTGATTGGCAGACCGCGGATGTTCTTGCGATTGACTTGCAATCAGGAAAAAAACGACGCGTTACGCAATCGAATATCTGGTTTCTTCCGCACGAATTCACACCACATCCGGGTATGACTTGTTTGTCCCCGGACGGAAAAAAAGTGGCATACTCGGTTCAACATGTTTGGGACCCTGGCTGTGATTTGCGCGTCAGTGACATCGACGGTTCCTCTTTGCGGAACCTCTACTCCAGCAAAACGGCCTGCGCAAATCCCGTGGATTGGTCCAGGGACATGCAGAAACTTCTTGTCCGTTTGATAGGCACGAATGAAAATCACATTGCGCTTGCTTCCATTAACAAAACGGATCTGCGGATTCTGAAATCCCTCGAATCAGGTAACGTTCGAAAAATGAATTTCTCGCCCGATGGTGAACAGATTCTGTATGATTTTCCGCAGCAGAAGGGCTCCACCAATCACGATCTATTTCTCTTATCGATAAAAGATGGAACGGATAGGCGCCTGATTCAGCATAAAGCTCATGACTACGTGCTCGGTTGGGCTCCGGATGGAAGAAGTGTCCTCTTCGCCAGCGACCGGTCCGGGACGTACGATGCCTGGTCCTTGCCATTACAGAACTCGAAAGAGAACACTTCTCCAAGCATCGTTCGAAAAGACATTGGACAGGTTTATCCCTTAAAGATCACAAAGGATGGTTCGCTTTTTTACGCCCACCTCATGAGCTCCTTCGATGTGTTTACAGGGTCACTGAGTGCGAGAGCTGGGCAACCTGTAAAGATTTCTTCCGGTTTCCCGGGGTCCAATGGAGGTCCTGAATTCGCTCCCGACGGTAAATATTTAATTTTTCAAACCGCAAAAAATCCTTTCGAAAAACGTTGGAATTTTGCGCCACCGGCACAACTAGCGCTTCTTTCCCTGGATTCGAACGAAGAAAAACGATTCTCTCATGGTTTGCAAATGGTGGGACTGTTTACCAGGTGGTCAAATGGTGACTGGATCCTGATCTA of the bacterium genome contains:
- a CDS encoding serine/threonine-protein kinase gives rise to the protein AGIVHRDLKSGNIILVPSGNGFRAVVTDFGLAVADSAKDSEPVTVTGQVLGTPQFMAPEQLTRGIVSSRTDIYALGLVTYQLITGKLPYEGEPSLTIAAMRISEDSPSPKKYVPDLPRNWERAILRCLDRDPGKRFRTVTEFLNALEADSLNNILPDFVLRNPIRSLLATALLIVIFAVVWFARSTFSSKGRSDAVVVKRLWKGSTGLPPGIVSTDGRILIDVDWQTADVLAIDLQSGKKRRVTQSNIWFLPHEFTPHPGMTCLSPDGKKVAYSVQHVWDPGCDLRVSDIDGSSLRNLYSSKTACANPVDWSRDMQKLLVRLIGTNENHIALASINKTDLRILKSLESGNVRKMNFSPDGEQILYDFPQQKGSTNHDLFLLSIKDGTDRRLIQHKAHDYVLGWAPDGRSVLFASDRSGTYDAWSLPLQNSKENTSPSIVRKDIGQVYPLKITKDGSLFYAHLMSSFDVFTGSLSARAGQPVKISSGFPGSNGGPEFAPDGKYLIFQTAKNPFEKRWNFAPPAQLALLSLDSNEEKRFSHGLQMVGLFTRWSNGDWILIYGKDEQTGAGLYRVNTITGETLKVVDDPPNNWVRAYDWAGDSSAIFYMLNKGGDIWHKTLERGATKKIGSGAATFAVSRDGHWIATMSYNVMKGTGWLNILRSDGTGSHRILDLNLPDYVSALTWTPDGQSLIFAQGRRDFIDQPHSLWRVSARGGKPERLGMETEYVHDIRMHPDGKRITIGTITDTSEIWVMENFLSDDKLQ